A genome region from Candidatus Methylomirabilis sp. includes the following:
- a CDS encoding SHOCT domain-containing protein, protein MQWGPGEPPWGWHMWWGAWGVGMLLFMVLFWALVILGIVLLVRWAFGASGGRASASGRALEILKERYARGELTREQFEAMRRDLEA, encoded by the coding sequence GTGCAGTGGGGACCCGGCGAGCCCCCATGGGGCTGGCACATGTGGTGGGGCGCCTGGGGGGTCGGCATGCTGCTGTTCATGGTCCTCTTCTGGGCGCTCGTGATCCTGGGGATCGTCCTCCTGGTCCGCTGGGCCTTCGGGGCGTCCGGGGGTCGCGCGAGCGCGAGCGGGCGCGCGCTGGAGATCCTGAAGGAGCGCTACGCGAGAGGTGAGCTTACCCGCGAGCAGTTCGAGGCCATGCGCCGCGACCTCGAAGCCTGA